The following coding sequences lie in one Oncorhynchus gorbuscha isolate QuinsamMale2020 ecotype Even-year linkage group LG10, OgorEven_v1.0, whole genome shotgun sequence genomic window:
- the LOC124045799 gene encoding death effector domain-containing protein-like, with the protein MTSQQHSLPNANVNPPLLIPQNSLAHPGRPHIHPNQLDSTQSSAAGHPASHTGLMGGVGSSSVGTSSGVAVNRGTLASCTNSASSRTPSSGRFEPWPEEAVDNAYGLYSLHRMFDIVGAQLTHRDVRVLSFLFVDVIDEYERGGIRSGRDFLLALERQGRCDETNFRHVLQLLRIITRHDLLPYVTLRKRMTVCPDPVDKYLEETSVRYVSPRRGGESREAAPHRRTGPQPVICCSPSGTQVGPSRTKPGPPLPSRKRKRAYATGDCREKQTCDIRLRVRAEYCQHESALLGNVFSNKQEALERQFERFNQANTILKSRDLGSIICDIKFSELTYLDAFWRDYINGSLLEALKGVFITDSLKQAVGHEAIKLLVNVDEEDYQAGRRKLLRNLVTGVGAGSAAETAATLGGSRGTPS; encoded by the exons ATGACCTCACAGCAGCATTCTCTCCCCAATGCAAATGtcaaccctcccctcctcatcccccagAACTCATTAGCTCACCCGGGCAGGCCTCACATTCATCCAAACCAGCTGGACTCTACTCAGAGTAGTGCTGCGGGGCACCCTGCCTCCCACACAGGTCTGATGGGCGGTGTGGGGTCCTCGTCGGTGGGGACCTCCAGCGGAGTTGCAGTGAATAGGGGCACGTTGGCCTCCTGCACTAACTCTGCCTCTTCAAGGACGCCCTCGTCAGGACGCTTTGAACCCTGGCCCGAGGAGGCTGTAGACAATGCTTACGGCTTGTACTCACTGCACCGCATGTTCGACATAGTGGGAGCCCAGCTCACGCACCGCGACGTGCGAGTGCTCTCGTTCCTGTTCGTGGATGTCATTGACGAGTATGAGCGCGGTGGCATCAGGAGTGGCCGGGACTTCCTGCTGGCTCTGGAGCGCCAGGGGCGATGTGATGAGACCAACTTCAGACACGTCCTGCAGCTGCTTCGCATCATCACACGGCACGACCTGCTGCCCTATGTCACACTCAGGAAGAGAATGACCG TGTGCCCAGACCCAGTGGATAAGTACCTGGAAGAGACGTCGGTACGTTATGTGTCCcccagaagaggaggagagagcagggaggctgCACCCCACAGAAGGACAG GTCCCCAGCCAGTGATCTGCTGTTCTCCATCGGGGACCCAGGTGGGCCCTTCCCGCACCAAGCCAGGCCCCCCATTACCCAGCCGCAAAAGAAAGAGGGCCTACGCCACAGGTGACTGCAGGGAAAAGCAAACCTGTG ACATCCGCCTACGAGTGCGTGCTGAGTACTGCCAGCATGAATCAGCGCTTCTGGGAAACGTTTTCTCCAACAAGCAGGAGGCTCTGGAGAGGCAGTTTGAGAGGTTCAACCAGGCAAACACTATCCTCAAGTCCCGGGACCTGGGCTCCATCATCTGCGACATCAAGTTCTCGGAGCTCACCTACCTAGATGCTTTTTGGCGGGACTACATCAACGGCTCCCTGCTGGAGGCCCTGAAGGGTGTCTTCATCACAGACTCACTCAAACAGGCAGTGGGCCATGAGGCCATCAAACTCCTGGTCAATGTGGATGAGGAGGACTATCAGGCTGGCCGCCGCAAGCTGCTCCGGAATCTGGTCACAGGAGTGGGGGCAGGGTCTGCAGCTGAAACCGCAGCCACActtggagggagcagagggactCCATCCTAG